The Coffea arabica cultivar ET-39 chromosome 8e, Coffea Arabica ET-39 HiFi, whole genome shotgun sequence genome window below encodes:
- the LOC113703394 gene encoding protein TORNADO 2-like yields the protein MALSNNVIGCINFVAMLLSIPIIGAGIWLATEPDNSCVKLLQWPVIILGVLILIVALAGFIGGFWRIPWLLILYLIAMLVLIVLLACLVVFIYMVTIRGSGRPATNRAYLEYHLDDFSGWLRRRVQSSYKWDRIRSCLSSSSMCAELNQSYRMPQDFFNAHLSPLQSGCCKPPTQCGYTFVNPTYWISPIDTAADMDCLQWSNEQTQLCYSCDSCKAGLLANLKKEWRRADIILLITLVGLIWVYLIGCCAFRNAKTEDLFRKYKQGYT from the exons ATGGCACTAAGCAATAATGTTATTGGTTGCATAAACTTTGTTGCAATGCTTCTTTCAATCCCCATCATCGGTGCTGGAATCTGGCTAGCAACAGAACCAGACAATTCCTGTGTAAAACTTCTTCAATGGCCAGTGATTATCTTGGGAGTTCTGATTTTGATTGTGGCTCTTGCGGGTTTTATTGGAGGGTTTTGGAGGATTCCATGGCTTCTTATTTTGTACCTCATTGCTATGCTCGTTCTCATAGTTTTGCTTGCTTGTTTGGTGGTTTTTATCTATATGGTTACCATCAGAGGCTCTGGCCGGCCTGCAACAAACCGAGCTTATTTGGAATATCATCTTGATGACTTCTCCGGATGGCTTCGAAGAAGAGTTCAAAGCTCTTATAAATGGGACAGAATAAGAAGTTGCCTTAGCTCTTCTAGCATGTGTGCTGAGTTGAACCAAAGTTATCGTATGCCTCAAGATTTCTTCAATGCACATCTTAGTCCCTTACAG TCAGGCTGCTGTAAACCTCCAACACAATGCGGCTACACATTTGTGAACCCAACATACTGGATTAGTCCAATAGACACAGCAGCAGACATGGATTGCCTTCAATGGAGCAATGAGCAAACACAACTTTGCTACTCATGCGATTCATGCAAAGCAGGATTATTGGCTAATCTCAAGAAAGAATGGAGAAGAGCAGACATTATATTATTAATCACACTTGTGGGCTTGATTTGGGTTTATTTAATTGGATGTTGTGCTTTTAGGAATGCCAAGACTGAGGACCTGTTTCGCAAATACAAGCAAGGTTATACATAA
- the LOC113703130 gene encoding 29 kDa ribonucleoprotein A, chloroplastic-like isoform X1: MAAIEAAAFSILSSSSSLPSTSPKCSLHFLKLPISTCALPFSSKRPLYPLPPLHSARKPRFQICSTSTIEEVVTVEEKTEPSEEKTESAPQTNQKRKLFVLNLPWSFTVADIKNLFAECGTVTDVEIIKQKDGKNRGFAFVTMASGEEAQAAIKKFDSHELSGRIIRVELAKRFKKPSRSPPEVPSRGETRHKLYASNLAWKVRSSHLKEFFSAYSPVSVRVVFDSPSGRSAGYGFISFATKEEAEAAMSSLEGKELLGRPIKLKFSQKNDDESENEVEETTEEQPADQ, from the exons ATGGCTGCAATTGAAGCAGCAGCATTCTCCatactttcttcttcctcttcgcTCCCGTCAACTTCCCCTAAATGCTCTTTGCACTTCCTTAAACTTCCCATTTCCACCTGTGCCCTTCCTTTTTCCTCGAAACGCCCACTATATCCCCTCCCTCCACTGCACTCCGCAAGAAAACCAAGGTTCCAAATATGCTCAACCTCCACAATTGAAGAAGTTGTTACAGTAGAAGAAAAAACAGAGCCATCCGAAGAGAAAACAGAGTCAGCCCCACAAACCAATCAGAAAAGAAAGCTTTTTGTGCTAAATTTGCCATGGTCCTTCACCGTTGCTGATATTAAGAACCTCTTTGCTGAATGTGGCACTGTTACTGATGTTGAG ATTATAAAGCAGAAAGATGGTAAAAACAGGGGCTTTGCATTTGTGACAATGGCTTCTGGGGAAGAGGCTCAGGCTGCTATTAAGAAATTTGACTCTCAt GAATTGTCTGGTAGGATTATCAGGGTAGAGCTTGCAAAGAGATTCAAGAAACCCTCACGTTCACCTCCTGAGGTTCCTTCCCGTGGTGAGACCCGCCATAAGCTGTATGCATCCAATCTTGCCTGGAAGGTGAGGTCTAGCCACCTGAAAGAATTCTTCTCTGCCTACAGTCCAGTTTCGGTTAGGGTTGTCTTCGATAGTCCTTCAGGACGATCTGCTGGGTATGGTTTTATCTCATTTGCCACAAAGGAGGAAGCAGAAGCTGCAATGTCTTCTTTGGAGGGCAAG GAGCTGTTGGGCAGACCTATAAAATTGAAGTTCAGTCAAAAGAATGATGACGAATCTGAAAATGAAGTGGAAGAAACGACCGAGGAACAACCTGCGGATCAATAG
- the LOC113703130 gene encoding 29 kDa ribonucleoprotein A, chloroplastic-like isoform X2 yields the protein MAAIEAAAFSILSSSSSLPSTSPKCSLHFLKLPISTCALPFSSKRPLYPLPPLHSARKPRFQICSTSTIEEVVTVEEKTEPSEEKTESAPQTNQKRKLFVLNLPWSFTVADIKNLFAECGTVTDVEIIKQKDGKNRGFAFVTMASGEEAQAAIKKFDSHELSGRIIRVELAKRFKKPSRSPPEVPSRGETRHKLYASNLAWKVRSSHLKEFFSAYSPVSVRVVFDSPSGRSAGYGFISFATKEEAEAAMSSLEGKPSKNSIFSKLHISLSWYNPLAESGHVYR from the exons ATGGCTGCAATTGAAGCAGCAGCATTCTCCatactttcttcttcctcttcgcTCCCGTCAACTTCCCCTAAATGCTCTTTGCACTTCCTTAAACTTCCCATTTCCACCTGTGCCCTTCCTTTTTCCTCGAAACGCCCACTATATCCCCTCCCTCCACTGCACTCCGCAAGAAAACCAAGGTTCCAAATATGCTCAACCTCCACAATTGAAGAAGTTGTTACAGTAGAAGAAAAAACAGAGCCATCCGAAGAGAAAACAGAGTCAGCCCCACAAACCAATCAGAAAAGAAAGCTTTTTGTGCTAAATTTGCCATGGTCCTTCACCGTTGCTGATATTAAGAACCTCTTTGCTGAATGTGGCACTGTTACTGATGTTGAG ATTATAAAGCAGAAAGATGGTAAAAACAGGGGCTTTGCATTTGTGACAATGGCTTCTGGGGAAGAGGCTCAGGCTGCTATTAAGAAATTTGACTCTCAt GAATTGTCTGGTAGGATTATCAGGGTAGAGCTTGCAAAGAGATTCAAGAAACCCTCACGTTCACCTCCTGAGGTTCCTTCCCGTGGTGAGACCCGCCATAAGCTGTATGCATCCAATCTTGCCTGGAAGGTGAGGTCTAGCCACCTGAAAGAATTCTTCTCTGCCTACAGTCCAGTTTCGGTTAGGGTTGTCTTCGATAGTCCTTCAGGACGATCTGCTGGGTATGGTTTTATCTCATTTGCCACAAAGGAGGAAGCAGAAGCTGCAATGTCTTCTTTGGAGGGCAAG CCTTCAAAGAACTCCATCTTCTCCAAACTGCATATCAGTTTGTCTTGGTACAATCCTCTAGCAGAGAGTGGGCATGTATATCGGTAG
- the LOC113703381 gene encoding E3 ubiquitin-protein ligase Os04g0590900-like: MGSMASPEPWVAYTNTKDCSQGFCSVYCQQWCYKEFPPPPPFEFPHASAGICFPPFVIAIIGILGSALLLVSYYAIVSRYCKKRDSSRRRETHFPIVESVENQHPSNHEPWIVSSGNGLDEALIKSITLLKYKKGDGLIEGTDCSVCLSEFQDDESLRLLPNCSHAFHVMCIDTWFKSHSNCPLCRANIAFANASSPPQLPPVMESPPGNESTLHSDHEIENASEEDLEMGIREAESQNDITRISTRHATNLATSGDHSRLSGVTIEECEKITRSVSMDCTSQRRLSLADVLQIDQDEEGQSMEKITLRDDVGTSKQPHVDMIRSSNRNIVLHCVSSPAILKKPFSSARFLFTNAGREGMN; the protein is encoded by the coding sequence ATGGGTTCTATGGCCAGCCCAGAACCTTGGGTTGCTTACACAAACACCAAAGATTGTTCTCAGGGTTTTTGTAGTGTTTACTGCCAACAATGGTGCTATAAGGAATTCCCTCCTCCACCTCCCTTTGAATTCCCTCATGCAAGTGCTGGAATTTGCTTTCCACCTTTTGTTATTGCCATTATAGGCATTTTGGGAAGTGCTTTGCTTCTTGTGAGTTACTATGCAATAGTTTCCAGGTATTGTAAGAAGAGAGATTCCTCCAGAAGGAGAGAAACTCACTTCCCAATTGTAGAATCAGTGGAGAATCAACATCCTTCAAACCATGAGCCCTGGATTGTTTCTTCTGGCAATGGCTTAGATGAGGCTCTGATCAAGTCTATTACACtgctcaagtacaagaaaggaGATGGCCTAATTGAAGGGACGGATTGCTCGGTTTGTCTAAGTGAATTTCAAGATGATGAAAGCTTGAGGCTTTTACCAAACTGCAGCCATGCTTTTCATGTAATGTGCATTGATACTTGGTTCAAATCTCACTCGAATTGTCCATTATGCCGTGCAAACATTGCTTTTGCCAATGCTTCTTCTCCTCCTCAATTGCCTCCTGTGATGGAATCTCCACCAGGCAATGAGTCCACATTGCATAGCGATCACGAGATTGAGAATGCTTCTGAAGAAGACTTGGAGATGGGAATCAGAGAAGCAGAATCACAGAATGACATCACGAGAATTTCCACCAGACACGCTACCAATTTGGCCACTTCAGGAGATCACAGCAGACTAAGTGGCGTTACAATTGAAGAATGCGAAAAAATAACAAGATCAGTGTCTATGGATTGCACAAGTCAGAGGCGATTATCGTTAGCTGATGTTTTGCAGATTGATCAGGACGAAGAAGGTCAATCAATGGAAAAGATCACGCTTAGAGATGATGTTGGGACATCAAAACAACCACATGTAGATATGATCAGGTCTAGCAATAGGAATATAGTGTTGCATTGTGTCTCAAGCCCTGCTATTCTGAAGAAACCATTTTCGAGTGctagatttcttttcacaaacGCTGGAAGGGAAGGCATGAACTAA
- the LOC113703575 gene encoding protein TOO MANY MOUTHS-like, with protein MINSSGKSVHLCNMDKFSSLMETHLLLILVCIPLGRSLTVTVPDSSSPSALVDGPQTAFTVNNNGARTDIREQEAVYDIMRATGNDWATDIPDICRGRWHGIECMPDKDNVYHVVSLSFGALSDDTAFPTCDIAKSFISPSITKLPHLRTLFFYRCLTNNPQPIPSFLGRLGKSLQTLVLRENGLVGPIPNELGNLTRLKVLDLHKNELNGSIPGSLGRITGLRSLDLSGNQLSGLIPDLSFPQLNVLDLNQNHLVGSIPTTLMNCPSLIKLDMSRNCLSGPIPESISGLENLILLDLGYNSLAGPLPASLKELNFLQALILNGNPTMSTTIPSSIFDGLKDLVVLILSENNLQGIIPESLGRLRKIRVIHLDGNKLNGSIPASFGDLNDLSELRLDNNLLMGPVPFNRDMVWRMRRKLRLNNNSGLCYDTKSGLGDDLAAQSDSVIGICEASKYGMVTKTVRHISTIDGTELGLLGTKSAGRVQKPAVACFMLLQLANFLLFAVYVM; from the coding sequence ATGATCAATTCCTCCGGAAAATCTGTCCATCTATGCAACATGGATAAGTTTTCCTCACTCATGGAAACTCATCTGCTGCTCATCTTAGTATGCATTCCTCTGGGCAGGTCCTTGACGGTGACCGTGCCCGATTCCAGCTCGCCATCAGCCCTAGTCGACGGCCCACAAACTGCATTCACCGTGAACAACAATGGTGCTCGGACAGATATCCGCGAACAAGAAGCAGTTTACGACATCATGCGAGCCACCGGGAATGATTGGGCCACCGATATACCGGACATTTGTCGCGGCCGGTGGCACGGGATCGAGTGCATGCCGGACAAAGACAATGTGTATCATGTAGTGTCCCTTTCCTTCGGTGCGTTGTCTGATGATACTGCATTTCCAACTTGTGACATAGCCAAATCCTTCATTTCACCTTCCATCACAAAACTCCCACACCTGAGGACTTTGTTCTTCTATCGCTGTCTTACTAACAATCCTCAGCCCATCCCATCATTTTTGGGCCGGTTGGGAAAAAGCCTACAGACTCTGGTCCTAAGGGAGAATGGCCTTGTTGGGCCCATCCCAAATGAGTTGGGAAATCTCACCCGTTTGAAAGTGCTTGATCTTCACAAGAATGAGTTAAACGGTTCGATACCCGGTTCACTTGGCCGGATCACCGGTCTAAGGTCGTTGGATTTGAGTGGAAACCAACTCAGCGGTCTGATTCCTGACCTAAGCTTCCCTCAATTGAATGTGCTAGAcctcaaccaaaatcatcttgTCGGTTCAATTCCCACCACTCTCATGAATTGTCCTTCGCTGATAAAATTGGACATGAGCCGTAATTGCCTATCCGGTCCAATCCCTGAGTCAATCAGCGGTCTAGAGAACCTAATTCTCTTAGACTTGGGCTACAATAGTCTCGCCGGTCCACTTCCAGCGTCCCTGAAAGAATTGAATTTCCTTCAAGCTTTGATACTCAACGGCAACCCGACCATGTCCACCACAATCCCAAGCTCCATATTTGATGGTCTGAAGGACTTAGTGGTTCTAATATTATCCGAAAACAATTTGCAGGGAATAATACCCGAGTCACTCGGCCGGTTGAGAAAGATTCGAGTTATCCATCTTGATGGGAATAAGTTGAATGGTTCAATTCCAGCGAGTTTTGGGGACCTGAATGACCTCAGTGAGCTAAGGCTAGACAATAATTTGTTAATGGGACCTGTCCCATTTAATAGAGACATGGTTTGGAGGATGAGAAGAAAATTGAGGCTCAACAATAACTCCGGTCTATGTTATGATACGAAAAGTGGGCTTGGAGATGATCTTGCTGCACAATCTGATTCGGTCATTGGAATTTGTGAGGCATCCAAATATGGAATGGTAACAAAAACCGTCCGACATATTTCTACTATTGATGGAACAGAGTTGGGGCTGTTAGGTACCAAATCAGCTGGTAGAGTTCAGAAGCCTGCAGTCGCTTGTTTCATGCTGCTACAACTTGCGAATTTTCTTCTGTTTGCTGTTTATGTAATGTGA